In Helianthus annuus cultivar XRQ/B chromosome 3, HanXRQr2.0-SUNRISE, whole genome shotgun sequence, a single window of DNA contains:
- the LOC110931324 gene encoding uncharacterized protein LOC110931324: MEMLKAKQIEMQKRNQMDDARIQKDEIREKAIQSLTTQMGQLATEVADLKKDPGNKNFISKRGPQKEEMWERQQKVPKRVNLTERVSAVLKGDLTPKLQDPGMPLINIQVGNFQMARALLDLGAGVSILQGGLYDQYDFGPLKRVQTIVLLVDLSHKLPRGIVQDVIVKVDELYYPVDFLVLDYSFADPIQQQNVILGRPVLNTAHAVIDCRYSTVDMAFGNRKMRLNVFTHGSSSFGGDECFLADIIDGCDPHEYEEDMLEPCVYACSLQVHMCALRLEEKEQEALVVKEGRPPWTHQVENLPVEIDSGTKPSLECTPQVELKELPKHLKYAFFGGQ; this comes from the exons ATGGAGATGTTAAAGGCGAAGCAAATAGAAATGCAAAAGAGAAATCAAATGGACGATGCTCGCATTCAAAAGGATGAGATCCGTGAAAAAGCAATTCAATCTTTgaccacccaaatgggtcaactCGCAACCGAAGTGGCGGACTTGAAAAAAG ATCCGGGTAACAAgaattttatttcaaaacggggtcctcaaaaagaAGAAATGTGGGAG aggcaacaaaaagtgcctaaacGGGTCAATTTAACTGAACGGGTAAGTGCGGTTTTAAAGGGAGATCTTACTCCTAAGCTACAAGATCCGGGAATGCCCCTTATTAATATtcaagttggaaattttcaaatgGCAAGGGCGTTACttgatcttggagccggagtaagtatTCTACAAGGGGGCTTGTacgaccaatacgattttggtccactGAAGCGGGTTCAGACAATCGTTCTTTTAgtcgatttgtctcataagcttcCTCGGGGTATTGTGCAGGATGTTATTGTGAAAGTTGATGAACTTTATTATCCGGTCGATTTTCTTGTTTTAGACTACTCATTcgcggacccaattcaacaacaaaatgttattttgggtcggccagTTTTGAACACCGCTCATGCCGTAATTGATTGTCGATATAGTACGGTTGACATGGCATTCGGTAATAGAAAGATGAGATTAAATGTTTTTACTCACGGGTCTAGTTCTTTTGGTGGTGATGAGTGTTTCTTAGCAGATATCATTGACGGATGCGACCCGCATGAATACGAGGAAGATATGTTGGAACCGTGTGTCTATGCTTGTTCTTTGCAGGTACATATGTGTGCATTGAGGTTGGAAGAAAAGGAGCAAGAGGCTCTAGTGGTCAAGGAAGGAAGACCGCCATGGACCCACCAAGTCGAGAATTTACCGGTGGAGATTGATTCGGGTACAAAGCCTTCGTTAGAGTGTACACCACAAGTGGAGTTGAAGGAGTTACCAAAGCACTTGAAATATGCATTTTTTGGGGGACAATGA